From the genome of Rhizobium binae, one region includes:
- a CDS encoding electron transfer flavoprotein subunit beta/FixA family protein, translating to MKILVPVKRVVDYNVKIRVKPDGSGVELANVKMSMNPFDEISVEEALRLKEAGKAEEVVVVSIGPAKAEETLRTALAMGADRAILVETDDQVEPLAVAKILKGVADAEQPGLIIVGKQAIDDDSNQTGQMLAALLGSAQATFASKIEIDAAVPGGKAEVTREVDGGLQTIEIKLPAVITTDLRLNEPRYASLPNIMKAKKKPLDKKSPADFGVSTTPRLKVLKTEEPSGRKAGVKVKSVAELVDRLKNEAGVL from the coding sequence ATGAAGATTCTCGTGCCCGTCAAACGGGTTGTCGACTACAACGTGAAGATCCGGGTGAAGCCGGATGGTTCGGGTGTCGAGCTTGCCAATGTGAAGATGTCGATGAACCCGTTCGACGAAATCTCGGTGGAAGAGGCGCTGCGGCTGAAGGAAGCCGGCAAGGCAGAAGAAGTGGTGGTGGTGTCGATCGGCCCGGCCAAGGCTGAGGAAACCTTGCGCACCGCCCTGGCCATGGGCGCCGACCGGGCGATCCTGGTCGAGACCGACGATCAGGTCGAGCCGCTCGCCGTCGCCAAGATCCTCAAAGGCGTCGCCGATGCCGAACAGCCCGGCCTCATCATCGTCGGCAAGCAGGCGATCGACGATGATAGCAACCAGACCGGCCAGATGCTGGCGGCGCTGCTCGGTTCGGCCCAGGCGACCTTCGCCTCGAAGATCGAGATCGACGCTGCCGTCCCTGGGGGCAAGGCTGAGGTGACCCGCGAGGTCGACGGCGGCCTGCAGACGATCGAGATCAAGCTGCCGGCGGTCATCACCACCGATCTGAGGCTCAATGAACCGCGTTATGCCTCGCTGCCGAACATCATGAAGGCGAAGAAGAAGCCGCTCGACAAGAAGAGCCCTGCCGATTTCGGCGTCTCCACGACGCCGCGGCTGAAGGTGTTGAAGACCGAGGAGCCGAGTGGCCGCAAGGCCGGCGTCAAGGTCAAGTCGGTCGCTGAGCTGGTCGACAGGCTGAAGAACGAAGCCGGCGTGCTGTAA